The DNA window CAAATCACATTCACTTTGTTCTTATTTCcttcatttttaaatataaaaaatgtgacTGAAAACAATATAAGcgcatattattttatttcatgttTTAAATCTTCATAATCACTCGCTTATATGTGACAGAAGTTCGCGATGTTGCATTGTATTCACAACAactatatacattttatataatttcataattcTTTTATATAAGAAATTAGGCAatattatttgatatataaaGAAATGCATTGTACTATTTCATAAAATGGACAGGTATTGAATATACATAATTCttattgtatatacaatatagGAATTAATATCGTAACAACTAATGTATGTATTTAATACATACATAATAATTGCATTTACTATAGTACTACATATAACGATTTAACAGAATACATAATATTACAGAAAGCAGCTATAATTAACATTTTTCATACAATTAAAGTAaacagaaaatattattttatttacagtttaaaaaatttttgttaCTAAAATTCATTATATAAAATTTTCTTGTTtctaaataaacaaaaaattattaaatgtatataatcatataaatatttatatttgtaaaagTAATAATTGTTTGAGAAAGATATATTGTATTCACACATATACATTAATATTGTCTATATTTTTGTACGTGCAGGATATTCAGCAACAGTTAGGAAAAAATTAAAGTGGTAATTCGTCAGGGCAATATAAGATGAAAatcaagaacaaaaatataatgtcAGCTTCCTTTTTCAGTTATTAACAATTCAAGATCTCCCAATTCGCCAATTGCAGCGTGCGCAAATTGGCTCAAGAGAAGTGTGAACAATGATGCGTTGTGTAAAAGACAGAGATACAAAAATGATTCACGCGTCGCTATTGGTCAACGTTAATTGTAATAACTTCAAAACAACGCTGGAAACGCAATTTTTTACTTTTGATTTTCATCATATATTGTCATGAAGAAGCATTGCTTACTTTTCTCCCACTTGTTACTGAATATCCTATAAATTAATCGTCACAGTAAAGTATACTTTTCtagatatatatgtatgtactacataatatattaataacaagTAAATGTGacaaaaataattattgaataaataattataaaattgattataTATAAAACATTAGTAGTATGTGTACAACTTTTATTATATAcaacaatatatttttattctattttattattaatattactattttcgagttatatatataaatttatttaatgcaACTATTTAATTACTAAATAGTTGCATTAAATTTTATGTCCGTAACATGAcgttaaaataatttgaatctttAATAAGTCTAGTAACCTTGAAAAATTGTTACCACCAATCAGCTGATTCTGACATTTAAAAATCTATAACCTATTCGCTTCGAAACATATTGTCAAAGACCACCTGTTGATGTATATATATCGTTTGTTCATCATAATGTTGATTACTATTGTTGTCAAAAAATAATTATAGTTCAATATTAAACAGCATTTATAATTTCTTTATATGGATActattatatgaataatattatgtatatggaTTTATATATGGAGAGATAAAGAACCATAGATGTATTATATACTAAAAGATGGTATCTATTCATATTACATATTCAATAGCAGCTACTTACCATAATGCACACTCATCACAATATTATGTCTCCATTATTATGTCAAAATGTTATTAACATGATCTTTTTAATTTTATGCAAAAGGTACTATGacgtatttattaataaatattacaacttccattcaattatattttttccTTATCCTCTTTATAATTAAACATACACAATGACTATGCACATAACTACTTTGTGCACTTAACATTGCTCCAGTTATAATTTTATAACTGTATGAACACATATATTCATTAAAGTTAGTAACTGTATTTGTGTAATGTACACATTAATagtaaaaaacaaacaaacttcACCGAATTAATATGAAATGTATatacaattaaaataaaaagataaaataaaatatattatcttTTAGGAAAAACACATGAACAATGAATGATCAAATATCATATGAtgaaaaaatataatacatttaAAGCGATATTTCTATTGCATAAAtttgtttttttacattttcaggTCTTTatacagaaaataaaaataaacgtcTAAATAATACAAGACTCTTACTATAAATGATCAACATGGTACTATACAATAAACTGTGTCTACATAACACATTCTCAATCCCTTTGATCTCGTTaactaaatatttaataaatgtttttattcacTTTGACTTGTAAATTTCACTTGTTTATTATGAATTACACGAATGTAACTAAAGTCCATCATGCATCATGCTTTAGTAACAGAATTTAAGGTGTTATGACTATTTGATTGAGAGTGAAATAAATGAAGCCACAGAGAATAGTTAAGTACACAAAAGTAAGTAAATTGTTTGAAttcattataaaattaaatgtgTCATGTATTGTGGTATAGAGAAATTATGACTACTTCTTCTGAACGATATGTAAGACAATAATATGTGGACAATATTTAATAATCCTGAAAATTTAACAACAAATAAACATAGTTTGGTGAACAAAATCAATGGTGTGATCCCTTTTTTCTTACATTATGCTTATGAAACGATCTttccaattgtttgaaatgttggaaattttttaaaattctataTTTCAATTGATTCGATTTGTAATGATATCAAATTCTTAGTTTGAGGTATAGTTTGTGGTAGACCCAAGGGAcggtaatttttttttattacaaaagtTGTATTTGAAAACTGTTATGAATTAGATAATAAATGTTTGTTACGTAGTTCTTCGTTGAAGTTTCTGTCCTTTAATAATAGTTGGCCGGCCTTTTATGTAACCTTTCTTGTGGCGTGGTGTCTGAAACATTTTAATATCCAACCCCACACAACTTCAACTACGTTTCAAGATCACGCAATGTTTTATTGTGAAAAACGTAAACCGATACGATTGAAATTCCAAAACACAaaactttatattattttactttgttatagaaactaagaaactcaccTTTCTGTTGATGTATGAATTGGTGTTACGTGCAACAACTCGCTTAGATATTGGAATACTAGGTCTATTAAACTCATTTGGTTTTTTCACcctgaaaattatttttaaataaatacgtacataattgataatatataaatctTACATTCGTCGTCAAACTATTACCTGTAAATCCTAACAAGCCAGTGTTCCGTAGTATAAGCTTCTTCCAAATACGTTAActggaaatttttatttcctaTTTCTGCATTACGTGTACGATCATATCCAGAAGGTGACCGATAATCTATCTTGACTTCTCCAAATCGGTAATAACTTAACTTGTACATTAATGAATTCAGAAGAGTAGGTGAGGCTTCAGAATCTACCCGAAACTCTCCTCTTTCACTGAAATAATCACTTTCCCGAATATCTTGCGGATGTTCACCTTCAGCAATTCGTACCATCCAAAGGAATTTATTAACATCATCTCCAGAATATCCAATCATTCCTCCAAAAATAACTAACACATAATCTACATCTAGAGAGGTCATAATTTCATAGGCAGCGCTTTCATTTGAGCTCATTGCTTTTCCAACCAGAGCTATATGAGAATTATTCCAAGTATTATTGTCCACAAGTGTAGTTCTAAAGTAACATAAAAAGAAATGTTACTGAAACATCTTATCCTGAAAAGgtacataataataatgattttctGTTTGTTTTTTTAAATACCTATTAGCCATTCCAGCAATCTGATAACCATAATCCCACCAACTCATAACTCTGGCATCAATAGGTGTATTTTGTGCTAACCAGTAGTAAGCTTCTCTGAAATCATCTAGTATTGCTCTTCCACCATCGTTACTATATGATGCCAACACAATCGAAGGACTCGAATATGCATTATTTGTAATCCAAGTGCAATGTAAAGTGAACATCATCATCAATATAAATGTACCAAAGACTACTCCATTTCGAAGATTAATACCTAATCCATCACCATTTCCTCTAGGTCGCTCATGTTTCATTCTACGAAGTTTACCAGCCTTATCATACAATGCTCTGCCAGggcttctttctctttcttcttcaCTTTCTTCTTCACTTGCATTGCTGCTTCGATCATTTCTTTCACTATCTTCCTCTTTAAAGAATAACTCAAGAAGATCACTGAATGCAACACCAGCCAGCATACATACAATGGGTGTCAAAGTGAGCATAAGCCTCACCATCACTCCAGCAAAATAAACAGCACTTACAGCATATAAAATGACTGCAAAAGAACAGTATCAAAATCAATGCATCTGTAATAAGTGTATTGTATCATAAATAAAAACTTACCAAAAACACGTTCATCATTAATATGCTTAATACAGTACCAAAGGCCAACAGGAAATGTGGTAACAAGAATATGCAAGTCAAAGagaaagctaaaccatgttgtAGGTTGATGTTCAGATACAGATGCTATTATTGGAATGTGTATTTTTGCATAGCCAGTATCCCACAGTGAATAAAATCTTCCACTCCAGGGTGCAACAATACCAGCATAAGTCAAACAGATCAAAATCACAAGAAGAATGCCAGCAGTTACTGCAACTATTCCTccaaaatatttcatttcagaTTTAGTAAGTACAGTTTTCAAATACCTATAATTGAAAGGAAACTGTTGACATAGTAAACATTTTTCATGTTGCAGTTATAGATAAATCAATGTACCTGAGGGTTGCTACAAATATTAATAAACCAAATACACCCCCTGCAGCCATATGCTCCGATGTTCTTATTGGTTGGAAACCAACAAATGGTACTTGCATACTTAACAGAAGTCCCAATATATAAAATGTAGTGTAACTAGTAAATAGACGATTACTAAATCGGTTCATAACCAGTAGTACAAAAACATGGAATGGAATTAAATTAATGATGAAAACATAACCGCCCCATGCAGATACCATATAAAAGTAGGACAGAGCAGTCATTGAAGCCCAGAAAATGGAACCAGTTTTAACTGATTTAACCCATAGATAATATGTAATTTGCAAAGCAAATATAGATATGCCTTCATTGTCATAGCTTCCAGCTACAGATCTTGAAATGTAACCAGGTACAATTGCAATGAAGCATGCTGCAAATAAACCAGCTCCAGCACTCCATATCTCTTTTGTTAATAAGTACGTAGAAATGGCTGTAAGGCCACTAAAAATTGGAGCTAAGAATACACAAATGTCTCTTATATGCACTGGAATATTTAAtgaatgtaatatgtaatgtatcgACCCAGAAGTGATCATTAATCCAGGGTAAACGGTTCCACCCACAATACGTCCCAATGGGTACCATGCTCTTTCATCAAACCAGTTCAAGAAATTATAAAATCCATGTTGTACCATATACGCTGTTGCTCTGTAGTTAAACCTAAATTAACAAAAACGTTTTGCAATTATACAGATTAATAATTATACTACATCATATAATGACTTAAATAAAACTGTTCTATTaaaatagcaataatattatatctttATAGTGAAAAAGACgtagaatattaaataaaattatcgttACACATATAACTCTTAACGTAATGATATACGTACCAAGGATCGAATTCGTGTATGATACTTTCGAAACGTATTACTGCAAAAAGCCGAGAGGCAAATCCTGAAATCCATGCAAGTAGCAAAACAGTAAAAGTAATGAGGGAACTAAGTCCTGCAGCGTTCGTTAACGTAGAAGTTTTCATTTGCTTCGATGTAGTTTTCTTATCGGGGAACATATCTTTTCTGGTATTTGTCGTGGATGATCTATTTGGCAAcatatttttttgaaatttATGAACGTAATGAGAAATATTTCCGTTAGCTTTTACCAAACATTTCCCAGGAACATATTTACATTTGTTTCCATCCGGCACGTTGCAAATCAAGCAGCCAGCAACAAATTACCGAATTACTAAGCCTAGGCTAGGAGGCTAAGACACGTCAAACGCCGGCTACGTGTTAACTATGACTTCCACACCGATCAGTCGTTCCCACTTGCATAAGAAATTGGACAGAGAAACGGTACGTTCAAATATGTGCTTAAGCAGCACACTACGTTCGATACGAAGTGTACCAAGGCACTGATTGGTCTCGTTAACAAAATATGAAACCAGAAATAGTTTGCCTACCAATAAGATTAATTTCGTGACAATTTAATTTCGAGTTATATACACTGTATGTACACATTGGTATCAAGTATGATTTAGTTAATTCAGATTATTCTAGATAGAGACATTTATGTAGTCTAACATAAAAGCAGTGTGAGTTACCATGCAAACGTAATTTCCGGATACAATTTGATTTTTTATTAGTTAAACAACCATCCCTTCCACTGTAAGACTTACAGTACGCTCGAAAATTAATGTTTCCagtttattatatttgtaattgcaaattaaaaagaaattaaagttttaaatataaatttgttaTTGTTACTGGGAAAAATACAATTGTACATACGTAAATATGTCTTATttgaatttacataattttttcACATGTTTAAATTAACGCAATTAATAAACAAGAATATtaaaaacaatatatatatatatgtatcaaaaaggatatttttaattaattatatatatatatatatatacagggtgtcccaaaaatgctcGCAATCCGATAGTGGCGGTTTCCTCGGGTTAttggaagcaactttttcctttataaaaattttctccgaggcaccgttaacgagttattaacgaaaaacagtgaccaacgagaggcgagctcaggtggcgcgaggcgaccgagccaatgagcggaactgggcttcgtgcgctggttggctgggccgcctcgcgtcagccgtactcgattcttattggtcactgtttttcgttaataactcgttaacggtgcctcggagaacatttttgtaaaggaagaagctgcttcaaatgatccgaggaacccgccatttccggattgcgagacatttttgggacaccctgtatatatatgtattaaaaaggatatttttaattaatttattatatatatgtacattcaTGCACATTGTAatgtgtaattatataaataatataatataaacccTTGTGTATAATGAATAGAATCCATGTAAAATGTTTACTACAATTTTATTTGCATTATTTGCACGAGGAAAGAAGAATtcgtttttttattt is part of the Megalopta genalis isolate 19385.01 unplaced genomic scaffold, iyMegGena1_principal scaffold0050, whole genome shotgun sequence genome and encodes:
- the Stt3B gene encoding catalytic subunit 3B of the oligosaccharyltransferase complex isoform X4, with the translated sequence MLPNRSSTTNTRKDMFPDKKTTSKQMKTSTLTNAAGLSSLITFTVLLLAWISGFASRLFAVIRFESIIHEFDPWFNYRATAYMVQHGFYNFLNWFDERAWYPLGRIVGGTVYPGLMITSGSIHYILHSLNIPVHIRDICVFLAPIFSGLTAISTYLLTKEIWSAGAGLFAACFIAIVPGYISRSVAGSYDNEGISIFALQITYYLWVKSVKTGSIFWASMTALSYFYMVSAWGGYVFIINLIPFHVFVLLVMNRFSNRLFTSYTTFYILGLLLSMQVPFVGFQPIRTSEHMAAGGVFGLLIFVATLRYLKTVLTKSEMKYFGGIVAVTAGILLVILICLTYAGIVAPWSGRFYSLWDTGYAKIHIPIIASVSEHQPTTWFSFLFDLHILVTTFPVGLWYCIKHINDERVFVILYAVSAVYFAGVMVRLMLTLTPIVCMLAGVAFSDLLELFFKEEDSERNDRSSNASEEESEEERERSPGRALYDKAGKLRRMKHERPRGNGDGLGINLRNGVVFGTFILMMMFTLHCTWITNNAYSSPSIVLASYSNDGGRAILDDFREAYYWLAQNTPIDARVMSWWDYGYQIAGMANRTTLVDNNTWNNSHIALVGKAMSSNESAAYEIMTSLDVDYVLVIFGGMIGYSGDDVNKFLWMVRIAEGEHPQDIRESDYFSERGEFRVDSEASPTLLNSLMYKLSYYRFGEVKIDYRSPSGYDRTRNAEIGNKNFQLTYLEEAYTTEHWLVRIYRVKKPNEFNRPSIPISKRVVARNTNSYINRKLCGVGY
- the Stt3B gene encoding catalytic subunit 3B of the oligosaccharyltransferase complex isoform X1, which encodes MLPNRSSTTNTRKDMFPDKKTTSKQMKTSTLTNAAGLSSLITFTVLLLAWISGFASRLFAVIRFESIIHEFDPWFNYRATAYMVQHGFYNFLNWFDERAWYPLGRIVGGTVYPGLMITSGSIHYILHSLNIPVHIRDICVFLAPIFSGLTAISTYLLTKEIWSAGAGLFAACFIAIVPGYISRSVAGSYDNEGISIFALQITYYLWVKSVKTGSIFWASMTALSYFYMVSAWGGYVFIINLIPFHVFVLLVMNRFSNRLFTSYTTFYILGLLLSMQVPFVGFQPIRTSEHMAAGGVFGLLIFVATLRYLKTVLTKSEMKYFGGIVAVTAGILLVILICLTYAGIVAPWSGRFYSLWDTGYAKIHIPIIASVSEHQPTTWFSFLFDLHILVTTFPVGLWYCIKHINDERVFVILYAVSAVYFAGVMVRLMLTLTPIVCMLAGVAFSDLLELFFKEEDSERNDRSSNASEEESEEERERSPGRALYDKAGKLRRMKHERPRGNGDGLGINLRNGVVFGTFILMMMFTLHCTWITNNAYSSPSIVLASYSNDGGRAILDDFREAYYWLAQNTPIDARVMSWWDYGYQIAGMANRTTLVDNNTWNNSHIALVGKAMSSNESAAYEIMTSLDVDYVLVIFGGMIGYSGDDVNKFLWMVRIAEGEHPQDIRESDYFSERGEFRVDSEASPTLLNSLMYKLSYYRFGEVKIDYRSPSGYDRTRNAEIGNKNFQLTYLEEAYTTEHWLVRIYRVKKPNEFNRPSIPISKRVVARNTNSYINRKTPRHKKGYIKGRPTIIKGQKLQRRTT
- the Stt3B gene encoding catalytic subunit 3B of the oligosaccharyltransferase complex isoform X3; its protein translation is MLPNRSSTTNTRKDMFPDKKTTSKQMKTSTLTNAAGLSSLITFTVLLLAWISGFASRLFAVIRFESIIHEFDPWFNYRATAYMVQHGFYNFLNWFDERAWYPLGRIVGGTVYPGLMITSGSIHYILHSLNIPVHIRDICVFLAPIFSGLTAISTYLLTKEIWSAGAGLFAACFIAIVPGYISRSVAGSYDNEGISIFALQITYYLWVKSVKTGSIFWASMTALSYFYMVSAWGGYVFIINLIPFHVFVLLVMNRFSNRLFTSYTTFYILGLLLSMQVPFVGFQPIRTSEHMAAGGVFGLLIFVATLRYLKTVLTKSEMKYFGGIVAVTAGILLVILICLTYAGIVAPWSGRFYSLWDTGYAKIHIPIIASVSEHQPTTWFSFLFDLHILVTTFPVGLWYCIKHINDERVFVILYAVSAVYFAGVMVRLMLTLTPIVCMLAGVAFSDLLELFFKEEDSERNDRSSNASEEESEEERERSPGRALYDKAGKLRRMKHERPRGNGDGLGINLRNGVVFGTFILMMMFTLHCTWITNNAYSSPSIVLASYSNDGGRAILDDFREAYYWLAQNTPIDARVMSWWDYGYQIAGMANRTTLVDNNTWNNSHIALVGKAMSSNESAAYEIMTSLDVDYVLVIFGGMIGYSGDDVNKFLWMVRIAEGEHPQDIRESDYFSERGEFRVDSEASPTLLNSLMYKLSYYRFGEVKIDYRSPSGYDRTRNAEIGNKNFQLTYLEEAYTTEHWLVRIYRVKKPNEFNRPSIPISKRVVARNTNSYINRKLKLCGVGY
- the Stt3B gene encoding catalytic subunit 3B of the oligosaccharyltransferase complex isoform X2 encodes the protein MFPDKKTTSKQMKTSTLTNAAGLSSLITFTVLLLAWISGFASRLFAVIRFESIIHEFDPWFNYRATAYMVQHGFYNFLNWFDERAWYPLGRIVGGTVYPGLMITSGSIHYILHSLNIPVHIRDICVFLAPIFSGLTAISTYLLTKEIWSAGAGLFAACFIAIVPGYISRSVAGSYDNEGISIFALQITYYLWVKSVKTGSIFWASMTALSYFYMVSAWGGYVFIINLIPFHVFVLLVMNRFSNRLFTSYTTFYILGLLLSMQVPFVGFQPIRTSEHMAAGGVFGLLIFVATLRYLKTVLTKSEMKYFGGIVAVTAGILLVILICLTYAGIVAPWSGRFYSLWDTGYAKIHIPIIASVSEHQPTTWFSFLFDLHILVTTFPVGLWYCIKHINDERVFVILYAVSAVYFAGVMVRLMLTLTPIVCMLAGVAFSDLLELFFKEEDSERNDRSSNASEEESEEERERSPGRALYDKAGKLRRMKHERPRGNGDGLGINLRNGVVFGTFILMMMFTLHCTWITNNAYSSPSIVLASYSNDGGRAILDDFREAYYWLAQNTPIDARVMSWWDYGYQIAGMANRTTLVDNNTWNNSHIALVGKAMSSNESAAYEIMTSLDVDYVLVIFGGMIGYSGDDVNKFLWMVRIAEGEHPQDIRESDYFSERGEFRVDSEASPTLLNSLMYKLSYYRFGEVKIDYRSPSGYDRTRNAEIGNKNFQLTYLEEAYTTEHWLVRIYRVKKPNEFNRPSIPISKRVVARNTNSYINRKTPRHKKGYIKGRPTIIKGQKLQRRTT